A genome region from Tursiops truncatus isolate mTurTru1 chromosome 15, mTurTru1.mat.Y, whole genome shotgun sequence includes the following:
- the MCM8 gene encoding DNA helicase MCM8 isoform X3 — MNGEYRGRGFGRGRFQSWKRGRGGGSFLGKWRELKHRPDLNKATGKHPEQTPQSLLLQSTLDQFIPYKGWKLYLSEVYSDSSPFIEKIQAFENFFARRIDLYDKDEIERKGSILVDFKELTKDDEIAKLIPNIANELRDTPDKTLACMGLAIHQVLTKDLERHAAELQAQEGLSRNGETMVNVPHIHTRVYNYEPLTQLKNVRANYYGKYIALRGTVVRVSNIKPLCTKMAFLCAACGEIQSFSLPDGKYNLPTKCPVPACRGKSFTALRSSPLTVTMDWQSIKIQESMSDDQREAGRIPRTIECELVHDLVDSCVPGDTVTITGVVKVSNAEEGSRNKNDKCMFLLYIEANSVSNSKGQKTKPSEDEYKHGTLMEFSLKDLYAIQEIQSEENLFKLIVNSLCPVIFGHELVKAGLALALFGGSQKYVDDKNRIPIRGDPHVLVVGDPGLGKSQMLQAVCNVAPRGVYVCGNTTTTSGLTVTLSKDSSSGDFALEAGALVLGDQGICGIDEFDKMGNQHQALLEAMEQQCISLAKAGVVCSLPARTSIIAAANPVGGHYNKAKTVSENLKMGSALLSRFDLVFILLDTPNEDHDHLLSEHVIAIRAGKQRAVSSATVARMNSQDSNTSILEVVSDKPLSERLKVVPGETIDPIPHQLLRKYIGYARQYVSPRLSTEATQILQDFYLELRKQSQRLNSSPITTRQLESLIRLTEARARLELREEATKQDAEDIVEIMKYSMLGTYSDEFGNLDFERSQHGSGMSNRSTAKRFISALNNIAERTYNNLFQFHQLRQIAKELNIQVADFESFIGSLNDQGYLLKKGPKVYQLQTM; from the exons TTTACAGCGACAGCTCTCCTTTTATTGAGAAGATTCaagcatttgaaaatttttttgcaAGGCGTATCGATTTATACGATAAG gatgaaatagaaagaaagggaagTATTTTGGTGGATTTTAAAGAACTGACAAAAGATGATGAAATAGCTAAATTGATACCAAATATAGCAAATGAATTAAGGGATACACCTGACAAAACCCTGGCTTGCATGGGTCTGGCAATACATCAG GTGTTAACTAAGGATCTTGAAAGGCATGCAGCTGAGTTACAAGCCCAAGAAGGATTGTCTAGAAATGGGGAGACAATGGTAAATGTGCCACACATTCATACAAG ggtATACAACTATGAGCCCTTAACACAGCTCAAGAATGTCCGAGCAAATTACTATGGAAAATACATTGCTCTGAGAGGGACAGTGGTTCGCGTCAGTAATATAAAGCCTCTCTGTACCAAGATGGCTTTTCTTTGTGCTGCGTGTGGAGAAATTCAGAGTTTTTCTCTTCCAGATGGAAAATATAATCTTCCCACAAag TGTCCTGTGCCTGCATGTCGAGGGAAGTCATTTACTGCACTCCGAAGCTCTCCTCTCACAGTTACGATGGACTGGCAGTCAATCAA aaTCCAGGAGTCGATGTCTGATGATCAGCGAGAAGCAGGTCGGATTCCACGAACAATAGAATGTGAGCTTGTTCACGATCTTGTGGATAGCTGTGTCCCAGGAGACACAGTGACTATCACTGGAGTTGTCAAAGTCTCAAATGCTGAGGAAG GTTCTCGAAATAAGAATGACAAATGCATGTTCCTTTTGTACATTGAAGCAAATTCTGTTAGCAACAGCAAAGGACAGAAAACTAAGCCTTCCGAGGATGAGTATAAGCATGGAACATTGATGGAGTTCTCACTTAAGGACCTTTATGCCATCCAGGAGATTCAATCTGAAGAAAACCTGTTTAAACTCATTGTCAA CTCGCTTTGCCCTGTCATTTTTGGTCATGAA CTTGTTAAAGCAGGTTTGGCGTTAGCACTCTTTGGAGGAAGCCAGAAATATGTAGATGACAAAAACAGAATTCCAATTCGAGGAGACCCACATGTCCTTGTTGTTGGAGACCCAGGCTTGGGAAAGAGTCAGATGCTACAG GCAGTGTGCAATGTTGCTCCACGTGGCGTGTATGTTTGTGGTAATACCACAACCACCTCTGGTTTGACTGTAACTCTTTCAAAAGATAGTTCCTCTGGAGATTTTGCTTTGGAAGCTGGTGCCCTGGTACTTGGTGATCAAG GTATCTGTGGAATAGATGAATTTGATAAGATGGGGAATCAACATCAAGCCTTGTTAGAAGCCATGGAACAGCAATGTATTAGTCTCGCTAAGGCTGGCGTAGTTTGCAGCCTTCCTGCAAGAACTTCCATTATTGCTGCTGCCAATCCAGTAGGAGGACACTACAATAAAGCTAAAACAGTTTCTGAGAATTTAAA AATGGGGAGTGCCCTACTATCCAGATTTGATTTAGTCTTTATCCTGTTAGACACCCCAAATGAGGATCATGATCATTTACTCTCTGAACATGTGATTGCAATAAGGGCTGGAAAGCAGAGAGCTGTTAGCAGTGCCACAGTAGCTCGTATGAATAGTCAAGATTCAAATACTTCTATACTTGAAGTGGTTTCTGATAAACCACTATCAGAAAGACTAAAG GTGGTTCCTGGAGAAACAATAGATCCAATTCCCCACCAGCTATTGAGAAAGTACATTGGTTATGCTCGGCAGTATGTCTCTCCAAGGCTATCCACAGAAGCTACTCAAATTCTTCAGGATTTTTACCTTGAGCTCCGGAAACAGAGCCAGCGGTTAAATAGCTCACCAATCACTACTAGGCAGCTGGAATCTTTGATTCGTCTAACAGAG gcaCGAGCAAGGTTGGAATTGAGAGAGGAAGCAACCAAACAAGATGCTGAGGACATAGTTGAAATTATGAAATATAG CATGTTAGGAACTTACTCTGATGAATTTGGGAACCTAGATTTTGAACGATCCCAGCATGGTTCTGGAATGAGCAACAGGTCAACAGCAAAAAGATTTATTTCCGCTCTCAACAACATTGCTGAAAGAACttacaataatttatttcaatttcatCAACTTCGGCAGATTGCCAAAGAGCTAAACATTCAG GTAGCtgattttgaaagttttattggATCACTAAATGACCAAGGTTACCTCTTGAAAAAAGGCCCAAAGGTTTACCAGCTTCAAACTATGTAA
- the MCM8 gene encoding DNA helicase MCM8 isoform X1, whose protein sequence is MNGEYRGRGFGRGRFQSWKRGRGGGSFLGKWRELKHRPDLNKATGKHPEQTPQSLLLQSTLDQFIPYKGWKLYLSEVYSDSSPFIEKIQAFENFFARRIDLYDKDEIERKGSILVDFKELTKDDEIAKLIPNIANELRDTPDKTLACMGLAIHQVLTKDLERHAAELQAQEGLSRNGETMVNVPHIHTRVYNYEPLTQLKNVRANYYGKYIALRGTVVRVSNIKPLCTKMAFLCAACGEIQSFSLPDGKYNLPTKCPVPACRGKSFTALRSSPLTVTMDWQSIKIQESMSDDQREAGRIPRTIECELVHDLVDSCVPGDTVTITGVVKVSNAEEGSRNKNDKCMFLLYIEANSVSNSKGQKTKPSEDEYKHGTLMEFSLKDLYAIQEIQSEENLFKLIVNSLCPVIFGHELVKAGLALALFGGSQKYVDDKNRIPIRGDPHVLVVGDPGLGKSQMLQAVCNVAPRGVYVCGNTTTTSGLTVTLSKDSSSGDFALEAGALVLGDQGICGIDEFDKMGNQHQALLEAMEQQCISLAKAGVVCSLPARTSIIAAANPVGGHYNKAKTVSENLKMGSALLSRFDLVFILLDTPNEDHDHLLSEHVIAIRAGKQRAVSSATVARMNSQDSNTSILEVVSDKPLSERLKVVPGETIDPIPHQLLRKYIGYARQYVSPRLSTEATQILQDFYLELRKQSQRLNSSPITTRQLESLIRLTEARARLELREEATKQDAEDIVEIMKYSMLGTYSDEFGNLDFERSQHGSGMSNRSTAKRFISALNNIAERTYNNLFQFHQLRQIAKELNIQKMLGGFPGGAVVEGPPADAGDTDSCPGPGRSHMPRSGWAREPWPLSLRVWSLCSATGEATTVRGPRTAKKKKRRCWG, encoded by the exons TTTACAGCGACAGCTCTCCTTTTATTGAGAAGATTCaagcatttgaaaatttttttgcaAGGCGTATCGATTTATACGATAAG gatgaaatagaaagaaagggaagTATTTTGGTGGATTTTAAAGAACTGACAAAAGATGATGAAATAGCTAAATTGATACCAAATATAGCAAATGAATTAAGGGATACACCTGACAAAACCCTGGCTTGCATGGGTCTGGCAATACATCAG GTGTTAACTAAGGATCTTGAAAGGCATGCAGCTGAGTTACAAGCCCAAGAAGGATTGTCTAGAAATGGGGAGACAATGGTAAATGTGCCACACATTCATACAAG ggtATACAACTATGAGCCCTTAACACAGCTCAAGAATGTCCGAGCAAATTACTATGGAAAATACATTGCTCTGAGAGGGACAGTGGTTCGCGTCAGTAATATAAAGCCTCTCTGTACCAAGATGGCTTTTCTTTGTGCTGCGTGTGGAGAAATTCAGAGTTTTTCTCTTCCAGATGGAAAATATAATCTTCCCACAAag TGTCCTGTGCCTGCATGTCGAGGGAAGTCATTTACTGCACTCCGAAGCTCTCCTCTCACAGTTACGATGGACTGGCAGTCAATCAA aaTCCAGGAGTCGATGTCTGATGATCAGCGAGAAGCAGGTCGGATTCCACGAACAATAGAATGTGAGCTTGTTCACGATCTTGTGGATAGCTGTGTCCCAGGAGACACAGTGACTATCACTGGAGTTGTCAAAGTCTCAAATGCTGAGGAAG GTTCTCGAAATAAGAATGACAAATGCATGTTCCTTTTGTACATTGAAGCAAATTCTGTTAGCAACAGCAAAGGACAGAAAACTAAGCCTTCCGAGGATGAGTATAAGCATGGAACATTGATGGAGTTCTCACTTAAGGACCTTTATGCCATCCAGGAGATTCAATCTGAAGAAAACCTGTTTAAACTCATTGTCAA CTCGCTTTGCCCTGTCATTTTTGGTCATGAA CTTGTTAAAGCAGGTTTGGCGTTAGCACTCTTTGGAGGAAGCCAGAAATATGTAGATGACAAAAACAGAATTCCAATTCGAGGAGACCCACATGTCCTTGTTGTTGGAGACCCAGGCTTGGGAAAGAGTCAGATGCTACAG GCAGTGTGCAATGTTGCTCCACGTGGCGTGTATGTTTGTGGTAATACCACAACCACCTCTGGTTTGACTGTAACTCTTTCAAAAGATAGTTCCTCTGGAGATTTTGCTTTGGAAGCTGGTGCCCTGGTACTTGGTGATCAAG GTATCTGTGGAATAGATGAATTTGATAAGATGGGGAATCAACATCAAGCCTTGTTAGAAGCCATGGAACAGCAATGTATTAGTCTCGCTAAGGCTGGCGTAGTTTGCAGCCTTCCTGCAAGAACTTCCATTATTGCTGCTGCCAATCCAGTAGGAGGACACTACAATAAAGCTAAAACAGTTTCTGAGAATTTAAA AATGGGGAGTGCCCTACTATCCAGATTTGATTTAGTCTTTATCCTGTTAGACACCCCAAATGAGGATCATGATCATTTACTCTCTGAACATGTGATTGCAATAAGGGCTGGAAAGCAGAGAGCTGTTAGCAGTGCCACAGTAGCTCGTATGAATAGTCAAGATTCAAATACTTCTATACTTGAAGTGGTTTCTGATAAACCACTATCAGAAAGACTAAAG GTGGTTCCTGGAGAAACAATAGATCCAATTCCCCACCAGCTATTGAGAAAGTACATTGGTTATGCTCGGCAGTATGTCTCTCCAAGGCTATCCACAGAAGCTACTCAAATTCTTCAGGATTTTTACCTTGAGCTCCGGAAACAGAGCCAGCGGTTAAATAGCTCACCAATCACTACTAGGCAGCTGGAATCTTTGATTCGTCTAACAGAG gcaCGAGCAAGGTTGGAATTGAGAGAGGAAGCAACCAAACAAGATGCTGAGGACATAGTTGAAATTATGAAATATAG CATGTTAGGAACTTACTCTGATGAATTTGGGAACCTAGATTTTGAACGATCCCAGCATGGTTCTGGAATGAGCAACAGGTCAACAGCAAAAAGATTTATTTCCGCTCTCAACAACATTGCTGAAAGAACttacaataatttatttcaatttcatCAACTTCGGCAGATTGCCAAAGAGCTAAACATTCAG aagatgttggggggcttccctggtggcgcagtggttgagggaccgcctgctgatgcaggggacacggattcctgccccggtccgggaagatcccacatgccgcggagcggctgggcccgtgagccatggccgctgagcctgcgcgtctggagcctgtgctccgcaacaggagaggccacaacagtgagaggcccgcgtaccgcaaaaaaaaaaaaaagaagatgttgggg GTAG
- the MCM8 gene encoding DNA helicase MCM8 isoform X7: MVNVPHIHTRVYNYEPLTQLKNVRANYYGKYIALRGTVVRVSNIKPLCTKMAFLCAACGEIQSFSLPDGKYNLPTKCPVPACRGKSFTALRSSPLTVTMDWQSIKIQESMSDDQREAGRIPRTIECELVHDLVDSCVPGDTVTITGVVKVSNAEEGSRNKNDKCMFLLYIEANSVSNSKGQKTKPSEDEYKHGTLMEFSLKDLYAIQEIQSEENLFKLIVNSLCPVIFGHELVKAGLALALFGGSQKYVDDKNRIPIRGDPHVLVVGDPGLGKSQMLQAVCNVAPRGVYVCGNTTTTSGLTVTLSKDSSSGDFALEAGALVLGDQGICGIDEFDKMGNQHQALLEAMEQQCISLAKAGVVCSLPARTSIIAAANPVGGHYNKAKTVSENLKMGSALLSRFDLVFILLDTPNEDHDHLLSEHVIAIRAGKQRAVSSATVARMNSQDSNTSILEVVSDKPLSERLKVVPGETIDPIPHQLLRKYIGYARQYVSPRLSTEATQILQDFYLELRKQSQRLNSSPITTRQLESLIRLTEARARLELREEATKQDAEDIVEIMKYSMLGTYSDEFGNLDFERSQHGSGMSNRSTAKRFISALNNIAERTYNNLFQFHQLRQIAKELNIQKMLGGFPGGAVVEGPPADAGDTDSCPGPGRSHMPRSGWAREPWPLSLRVWSLCSATGEATTVRGPRTAKKKKRRCWG, from the exons ATGGTAAATGTGCCACACATTCATACAAG ggtATACAACTATGAGCCCTTAACACAGCTCAAGAATGTCCGAGCAAATTACTATGGAAAATACATTGCTCTGAGAGGGACAGTGGTTCGCGTCAGTAATATAAAGCCTCTCTGTACCAAGATGGCTTTTCTTTGTGCTGCGTGTGGAGAAATTCAGAGTTTTTCTCTTCCAGATGGAAAATATAATCTTCCCACAAag TGTCCTGTGCCTGCATGTCGAGGGAAGTCATTTACTGCACTCCGAAGCTCTCCTCTCACAGTTACGATGGACTGGCAGTCAATCAA aaTCCAGGAGTCGATGTCTGATGATCAGCGAGAAGCAGGTCGGATTCCACGAACAATAGAATGTGAGCTTGTTCACGATCTTGTGGATAGCTGTGTCCCAGGAGACACAGTGACTATCACTGGAGTTGTCAAAGTCTCAAATGCTGAGGAAG GTTCTCGAAATAAGAATGACAAATGCATGTTCCTTTTGTACATTGAAGCAAATTCTGTTAGCAACAGCAAAGGACAGAAAACTAAGCCTTCCGAGGATGAGTATAAGCATGGAACATTGATGGAGTTCTCACTTAAGGACCTTTATGCCATCCAGGAGATTCAATCTGAAGAAAACCTGTTTAAACTCATTGTCAA CTCGCTTTGCCCTGTCATTTTTGGTCATGAA CTTGTTAAAGCAGGTTTGGCGTTAGCACTCTTTGGAGGAAGCCAGAAATATGTAGATGACAAAAACAGAATTCCAATTCGAGGAGACCCACATGTCCTTGTTGTTGGAGACCCAGGCTTGGGAAAGAGTCAGATGCTACAG GCAGTGTGCAATGTTGCTCCACGTGGCGTGTATGTTTGTGGTAATACCACAACCACCTCTGGTTTGACTGTAACTCTTTCAAAAGATAGTTCCTCTGGAGATTTTGCTTTGGAAGCTGGTGCCCTGGTACTTGGTGATCAAG GTATCTGTGGAATAGATGAATTTGATAAGATGGGGAATCAACATCAAGCCTTGTTAGAAGCCATGGAACAGCAATGTATTAGTCTCGCTAAGGCTGGCGTAGTTTGCAGCCTTCCTGCAAGAACTTCCATTATTGCTGCTGCCAATCCAGTAGGAGGACACTACAATAAAGCTAAAACAGTTTCTGAGAATTTAAA AATGGGGAGTGCCCTACTATCCAGATTTGATTTAGTCTTTATCCTGTTAGACACCCCAAATGAGGATCATGATCATTTACTCTCTGAACATGTGATTGCAATAAGGGCTGGAAAGCAGAGAGCTGTTAGCAGTGCCACAGTAGCTCGTATGAATAGTCAAGATTCAAATACTTCTATACTTGAAGTGGTTTCTGATAAACCACTATCAGAAAGACTAAAG GTGGTTCCTGGAGAAACAATAGATCCAATTCCCCACCAGCTATTGAGAAAGTACATTGGTTATGCTCGGCAGTATGTCTCTCCAAGGCTATCCACAGAAGCTACTCAAATTCTTCAGGATTTTTACCTTGAGCTCCGGAAACAGAGCCAGCGGTTAAATAGCTCACCAATCACTACTAGGCAGCTGGAATCTTTGATTCGTCTAACAGAG gcaCGAGCAAGGTTGGAATTGAGAGAGGAAGCAACCAAACAAGATGCTGAGGACATAGTTGAAATTATGAAATATAG CATGTTAGGAACTTACTCTGATGAATTTGGGAACCTAGATTTTGAACGATCCCAGCATGGTTCTGGAATGAGCAACAGGTCAACAGCAAAAAGATTTATTTCCGCTCTCAACAACATTGCTGAAAGAACttacaataatttatttcaatttcatCAACTTCGGCAGATTGCCAAAGAGCTAAACATTCAG aagatgttggggggcttccctggtggcgcagtggttgagggaccgcctgctgatgcaggggacacggattcctgccccggtccgggaagatcccacatgccgcggagcggctgggcccgtgagccatggccgctgagcctgcgcgtctggagcctgtgctccgcaacaggagaggccacaacagtgagaggcccgcgtaccgcaaaaaaaaaaaaaagaagatgttgggg GTAG
- the MCM8 gene encoding DNA helicase MCM8 isoform X2: protein MNGEYRGRGFGRGRFQSWKRGRGGGSFLGKWRELKHRPDLNKATGKHPEQTPQSLLLQSTLDQFIPYKGWKLYLSEVYSDSSPFIEKIQAFENFFARRIDLYDKDEIERKGSILVDFKELTKDDEIAKLIPNIANELRDTPDKTLACMGLAIHQVLTKDLERHAAELQAQEGLSRNGETMVNVPHIHTRVYNYEPLTQLKNVRANYYGKYIALRGTVVRVSNIKPLCTKMAFLCAACGEIQSFSLPDGKYNLPTKCPVPACRGKSFTALRSSPLTVTMDWQSIKIQESMSDDQREAGRIPRTIECELVHDLVDSCVPGDTVTITGVVKVSNAEEGSRNKNDKCMFLLYIEANSVSNSKGQKTKPSEDEYKHGTLMEFSLKDLYAIQEIQSEENLFKLIVNSLCPVIFGHELVKAGLALALFGGSQKYVDDKNRIPIRGDPHVLVVGDPGLGKSQMLQAVCNVAPRGVYVCGNTTTTSGLTVTLSKDSSSGDFALEAGALVLGDQGICGIDEFDKMGNQHQALLEAMEQQCISLAKAGVVCSLPARTSIIAAANPVGGHYNKAKTVSENLKMGSALLSRFDLVFILLDTPNEDHDHLLSEHVIAIRAGKQRAVSSATVARMNSQDSNTSILEVVSDKPLSERLKVVPGETIDPIPHQLLRKYIGYARQYVSPRLSTEATQILQDFYLELRKQSQRLNSSPITTRQLESLIRLTEARARLELREEATKQDAEDIVEIMKYSMLGTYSDEFGNLDFERSQHGSGMSNRSTAKRFISALNNIAERTYNNLFQFHQLRQIAKELNIQMLGGFPGGAVVEGPPADAGDTDSCPGPGRSHMPRSGWAREPWPLSLRVWSLCSATGEATTVRGPRTAKKKKRRCWG from the exons TTTACAGCGACAGCTCTCCTTTTATTGAGAAGATTCaagcatttgaaaatttttttgcaAGGCGTATCGATTTATACGATAAG gatgaaatagaaagaaagggaagTATTTTGGTGGATTTTAAAGAACTGACAAAAGATGATGAAATAGCTAAATTGATACCAAATATAGCAAATGAATTAAGGGATACACCTGACAAAACCCTGGCTTGCATGGGTCTGGCAATACATCAG GTGTTAACTAAGGATCTTGAAAGGCATGCAGCTGAGTTACAAGCCCAAGAAGGATTGTCTAGAAATGGGGAGACAATGGTAAATGTGCCACACATTCATACAAG ggtATACAACTATGAGCCCTTAACACAGCTCAAGAATGTCCGAGCAAATTACTATGGAAAATACATTGCTCTGAGAGGGACAGTGGTTCGCGTCAGTAATATAAAGCCTCTCTGTACCAAGATGGCTTTTCTTTGTGCTGCGTGTGGAGAAATTCAGAGTTTTTCTCTTCCAGATGGAAAATATAATCTTCCCACAAag TGTCCTGTGCCTGCATGTCGAGGGAAGTCATTTACTGCACTCCGAAGCTCTCCTCTCACAGTTACGATGGACTGGCAGTCAATCAA aaTCCAGGAGTCGATGTCTGATGATCAGCGAGAAGCAGGTCGGATTCCACGAACAATAGAATGTGAGCTTGTTCACGATCTTGTGGATAGCTGTGTCCCAGGAGACACAGTGACTATCACTGGAGTTGTCAAAGTCTCAAATGCTGAGGAAG GTTCTCGAAATAAGAATGACAAATGCATGTTCCTTTTGTACATTGAAGCAAATTCTGTTAGCAACAGCAAAGGACAGAAAACTAAGCCTTCCGAGGATGAGTATAAGCATGGAACATTGATGGAGTTCTCACTTAAGGACCTTTATGCCATCCAGGAGATTCAATCTGAAGAAAACCTGTTTAAACTCATTGTCAA CTCGCTTTGCCCTGTCATTTTTGGTCATGAA CTTGTTAAAGCAGGTTTGGCGTTAGCACTCTTTGGAGGAAGCCAGAAATATGTAGATGACAAAAACAGAATTCCAATTCGAGGAGACCCACATGTCCTTGTTGTTGGAGACCCAGGCTTGGGAAAGAGTCAGATGCTACAG GCAGTGTGCAATGTTGCTCCACGTGGCGTGTATGTTTGTGGTAATACCACAACCACCTCTGGTTTGACTGTAACTCTTTCAAAAGATAGTTCCTCTGGAGATTTTGCTTTGGAAGCTGGTGCCCTGGTACTTGGTGATCAAG GTATCTGTGGAATAGATGAATTTGATAAGATGGGGAATCAACATCAAGCCTTGTTAGAAGCCATGGAACAGCAATGTATTAGTCTCGCTAAGGCTGGCGTAGTTTGCAGCCTTCCTGCAAGAACTTCCATTATTGCTGCTGCCAATCCAGTAGGAGGACACTACAATAAAGCTAAAACAGTTTCTGAGAATTTAAA AATGGGGAGTGCCCTACTATCCAGATTTGATTTAGTCTTTATCCTGTTAGACACCCCAAATGAGGATCATGATCATTTACTCTCTGAACATGTGATTGCAATAAGGGCTGGAAAGCAGAGAGCTGTTAGCAGTGCCACAGTAGCTCGTATGAATAGTCAAGATTCAAATACTTCTATACTTGAAGTGGTTTCTGATAAACCACTATCAGAAAGACTAAAG GTGGTTCCTGGAGAAACAATAGATCCAATTCCCCACCAGCTATTGAGAAAGTACATTGGTTATGCTCGGCAGTATGTCTCTCCAAGGCTATCCACAGAAGCTACTCAAATTCTTCAGGATTTTTACCTTGAGCTCCGGAAACAGAGCCAGCGGTTAAATAGCTCACCAATCACTACTAGGCAGCTGGAATCTTTGATTCGTCTAACAGAG gcaCGAGCAAGGTTGGAATTGAGAGAGGAAGCAACCAAACAAGATGCTGAGGACATAGTTGAAATTATGAAATATAG CATGTTAGGAACTTACTCTGATGAATTTGGGAACCTAGATTTTGAACGATCCCAGCATGGTTCTGGAATGAGCAACAGGTCAACAGCAAAAAGATTTATTTCCGCTCTCAACAACATTGCTGAAAGAACttacaataatttatttcaatttcatCAACTTCGGCAGATTGCCAAAGAGCTAAACATTCAG atgttggggggcttccctggtggcgcagtggttgagggaccgcctgctgatgcaggggacacggattcctgccccggtccgggaagatcccacatgccgcggagcggctgggcccgtgagccatggccgctgagcctgcgcgtctggagcctgtgctccgcaacaggagaggccacaacagtgagaggcccgcgtaccgcaaaaaaaaaaaaaagaagatgttgggg GTAG